CGCCGCTGGGCCAGTGAGGAGCGGAAGAACCGGGTGAACAGCTGCCCCTGCTCCTCCTCCGGGATCCCGATGCCGGTGTCGGCCACCCGCAGGACGGAGTGGGTCGCGCCGTCCTCGGCGACGAGCGTGACGGTGACGGATCCCCCGTCGTCGGTGAACTTCACGGCGTTGCTGAGCAGGTTGACGACCAGCCGCTCCACCATCTCCTCGTTGCCGTACGCCGGGACGGGCCCTCCGGGAGGGCCAGCGTGACGTCGAGCCGGCGCGACCGCTCCCACGACGGCGCCACCACCTGGTAGGCGGTGCGGACC
The Nocardioides plantarum genome window above contains:
- a CDS encoding sensor histidine kinase, producing the protein MERLVVNLLSNAVKFTDDGGSVTVTLVAEDGATHSVLRVADTGIGIPEEEQGQLFTRFFRSSLAQRRAIQGSGLGLSISRGIVEHHGGTIEVASAVGVGTTVAVRLPRRDTRPVAPSGLTAGAG